The following DNA comes from Longimicrobiaceae bacterium.
ATAGAGCAACTCTCCCAGCGGAACGCCCAGGGCCTGGGCCAGCGTCTGCGCCGACGCCCTCGCCTTCTCCACCGCCTCGCGCAGTGCCTCCGCTTCCGCGGCGCTCGGATCACTCAGCCCGAAGGTGATGCCGTCCACGCGGTTGGCGCCCGCCTCCAGCGCCGCGTCGATGAGCTGTCCGATCCGCTCCAGGTCGGTGGTTTCGAAGGTCACCTGGTTGTTCACCCGGTACCCCCGAATCCGCGGCTCGGCAGCCTGGGGATCGTGCTGGTAGTCCGGATACACGGAGAAGTTGCTGGTCTCGATCTCCTCCCGGGGAATGCCCGCGGCCACCAGGGCGGCAATGACCCGCTCCATCGTTTCCGCGTTCAGCTGGGCGGCCTCCTGGGAGGTGGTGGCCGAGGTCTCCACCGCGAAGTGCAGCGTCGCCTGGTCGGCGCCGACCTGAACCTCCCCCATGCCGGTCACCTCGATCCCGCGCTGGCCTCCGATCGTCATGGTTTCCTGGGCGCTTGCACCCGCGCAGCCGGCGGCGAGAAAGGTGAGCACCAGCAGCGCGCAGCGACGTATAGCGAATAGGTGAGTCATCGATCGCGTCTCCGAAAATGGTGTGTTCGGGCGAGTCGCCCGCCTTCCGCACTGTAGGACGCCCAAGGCCGCAAGATGTACACACCCAGCCTACGGGCCGCGCCGTGGCTGCGGCTGCGGAGTCGGAGAGGGTAGCTACTTCCGTGGTGAGGACGGCTTTTCCCCGGGTGAAGCTGGCGGTGGGGAGATCTCCGGCGTCGGTGCGGGTCAGACCTCGACGACGCCCGGGTGCGCGGCCAGCCGCCGCTTCACGAGGTCGCGGAACGCGT
Coding sequences within:
- a CDS encoding SIMPL domain-containing protein (The SIMPL domain is named for its presence in mouse protein SIMPL (signalling molecule that associates with mouse pelle-like kinase). Bacterial member BP26, from Brucella, was shown to assemble into a channel-like structure, while YggE from E. coli has been associated with resistance to oxidative stress.) — its product is MTHLFAIRRCALLVLTFLAAGCAGASAQETMTIGGQRGIEVTGMGEVQVGADQATLHFAVETSATTSQEAAQLNAETMERVIAALVAAGIPREEIETSNFSVYPDYQHDPQAAEPRIRGYRVNNQVTFETTDLERIGQLIDAALEAGANRVDGITFGLSDPSAAEAEALREAVEKARASAQTLAQALGVPLGELLYATTSSAPVRPLPVMMARDVTVEAAQGFATPIQPGEQTVRANVTLVFAIGG